From Flavobacterium alkalisoli, the proteins below share one genomic window:
- a CDS encoding NAD(P)/FAD-dependent oxidoreductase codes for MKYFDVVIVGSGPAGAAAAFKLAEKGISVAVLEKETLPRYKTCGGGFVYRGVKMLPFDIAEVAEREFYKVDLVGDNFHFVTERDQPVITMVMRDTFDNFLVKKVTEKGGVVIDDCKLTGLDLNGEFAFLSTSKEEIKTRFVIAADGALSPTAKMAGWDKETRLLIPALEYEVKVSDADFERLSQSVRFDVDAIPGGYAWSFPKKNHLSIGVASGKRTKINLKHYYQEYLTKTLKIDNIISEEQHGFQIPVSPRTDGFVKNSVFLVGDAAGFADSVTAEGISNSIYSGMLVADAIAESNLDVKKAEEIYMSKLEERLLPEIKVGVLMAKFFYDQPKIRNLFMKKYGQGAFEAMTDVFMGKRSYPTDIMKTLKRRVKGMLFS; via the coding sequence ATGAAATATTTTGATGTTGTTATTGTAGGTAGTGGTCCGGCAGGGGCTGCTGCTGCTTTTAAGCTGGCTGAAAAAGGAATTTCGGTTGCTGTGTTAGAAAAAGAAACTCTTCCCCGTTATAAGACTTGTGGCGGTGGTTTTGTATATAGGGGAGTTAAAATGCTGCCATTTGATATTGCCGAAGTTGCAGAAAGAGAGTTTTATAAAGTAGATTTAGTAGGTGATAATTTCCATTTTGTTACCGAGCGTGATCAGCCTGTTATTACAATGGTGATGCGAGATACCTTTGATAATTTTTTAGTTAAAAAGGTTACTGAAAAAGGTGGAGTTGTTATTGATGATTGTAAATTGACAGGACTTGATTTGAATGGGGAATTTGCATTTCTATCTACAAGTAAAGAGGAAATTAAAACCCGTTTTGTTATAGCTGCAGATGGTGCTTTAAGTCCAACAGCAAAAATGGCAGGATGGGATAAGGAGACAAGGCTTTTAATTCCGGCATTAGAGTATGAGGTAAAAGTTTCTGATGCAGATTTTGAAAGGCTTTCTCAATCGGTTCGATTTGATGTAGATGCCATTCCGGGAGGATATGCATGGAGTTTTCCTAAAAAAAATCATTTATCTATAGGTGTTGCTTCAGGTAAAAGAACAAAAATTAACCTTAAGCATTATTACCAGGAATATTTGACAAAAACACTAAAAATTGATAACATAATTAGCGAAGAGCAGCACGGTTTTCAGATTCCTGTTAGTCCAAGGACTGACGGTTTTGTGAAAAACAGTGTGTTTCTAGTGGGAGATGCTGCCGGATTTGCTGATTCTGTTACTGCTGAGGGTATTTCGAATTCTATTTATAGCGGTATGCTTGTGGCTGATGCTATTGCTGAAAGTAATCTTGATGTAAAGAAAGCTGAGGAGATTTATATGAGTAAACTGGAAGAAAGACTGCTTCCAGAAATTAAGGTAGGTGTATTGATGGCTAAATTCTTTTATGATCAGCCTAAAATAAGAAATCTCTTTATGAAAAAATACGGGCAGGGTGCTTTTGAAGCAATGACAGATGTTTTTATGGGGAAAAGATCTTACCCTACAGATATAATGAAGACATTAAAACGAAGGGTTAAAGGAATGCTTTTTTCTTAA
- a CDS encoding peptidoglycan-binding protein LysM yields MIKKWSYFLGLSLFIAIVSSGFKTNDAKQFGRIEGFHLSEDEITNYTVPTIDETAKTSYNFPFTGKSYIGFKQAIAIKESQGLYKLVNPYGYMGKYQFGKSTLRAIGIKDTKEFLNNPKLQERAFKALLSKNKWELRKEIKRYEGKTINGIKITESGLLAAAHLGGAGSVKKFLRSNGTEGFKDGFGTSLRSYIKRFGGYDTSNIVANPNAKVKLD; encoded by the coding sequence ATGATAAAAAAATGGAGTTATTTTTTAGGGTTATCCCTTTTCATTGCAATTGTAAGTTCAGGATTTAAAACTAACGATGCAAAACAGTTTGGCAGGATAGAAGGTTTTCACCTTTCAGAAGATGAGATTACAAACTATACTGTGCCAACGATTGACGAAACTGCTAAAACCAGTTATAATTTTCCTTTTACCGGGAAATCTTACATTGGTTTTAAACAGGCGATAGCCATAAAAGAATCTCAGGGGCTTTATAAACTGGTAAATCCTTATGGTTACATGGGTAAATACCAGTTTGGGAAGAGTACTTTAAGAGCTATAGGTATTAAGGATACTAAAGAGTTTTTAAACAATCCTAAGTTGCAGGAAAGAGCTTTTAAAGCGTTACTTTCTAAAAACAAATGGGAACTAAGAAAAGAAATTAAGCGTTACGAAGGTAAAACAATTAATGGTATTAAAATTACCGAATCAGGATTACTGGCTGCAGCCCACCTAGGTGGAGCAGGATCAGTTAAAAAATTCCTTAGAAGTAACGGTACAGAAGGGTTTAAAGATGGTTTTGGAACTTCGTTAAGAAGCTACATAAAAAGGTTTGGAGGTTATGATACCTCAAACATTGTTGCAAACCCTAATGCTAAAGTAAAACTGGATTAA
- the mltG gene encoding endolytic transglycosylase MltG has protein sequence MKLRKIIGIFSLVVITAASVYGYKIYKDIFSPNTAFSDSKVAIYIPTGSLYADVEQIVKPYVENMDRFRMVAEKKSYVRNVKAGKFVFKNGMNSNDIINSLRQPVTVNISFNNQETFAKTVGRIAEQIEPDSLALYTAFTDKQFMEENGFNEDNILSIFIPNTYEFFWDVSPNKFRERMAKEYRKFWNEERVAKAEALGLTPLQVIALASIVHKETVKADERPRVAGVYLNRIKKGMKLEADPTVIYAVKKQSGDFDQVIKRVYFKHLEVDSPYNTYMYTGIPPGPIAMPDISAIDAVLNPEQHNYIYFCASVTNFGYHEFAVTAAQHAVNRQKYVAWVNKMGIK, from the coding sequence TTGAAACTTAGAAAAATTATAGGGATATTTTCTCTAGTGGTTATTACTGCAGCCAGTGTATATGGCTATAAGATCTATAAAGATATCTTTTCTCCTAATACAGCTTTTTCCGATAGTAAAGTAGCTATTTACATACCTACCGGTTCTCTGTATGCCGATGTAGAGCAAATTGTAAAGCCCTATGTTGAAAACATGGATCGTTTTAGGATGGTAGCTGAAAAGAAATCGTATGTAAGGAATGTAAAGGCGGGTAAATTTGTGTTTAAAAACGGCATGAACAGCAACGATATTATTAACTCCCTTAGACAGCCTGTTACCGTAAACATTTCGTTTAATAATCAGGAAACATTTGCTAAGACTGTTGGTAGGATAGCAGAGCAGATTGAGCCGGATAGCCTTGCGTTATATACCGCTTTTACAGATAAGCAGTTTATGGAAGAGAACGGATTTAATGAGGATAATATACTTAGCATATTTATACCTAACACTTATGAGTTCTTTTGGGATGTTAGCCCTAACAAGTTCCGTGAGAGAATGGCTAAAGAGTACAGAAAGTTTTGGAATGAGGAAAGAGTTGCAAAAGCAGAGGCTCTGGGCTTAACCCCATTACAGGTAATAGCACTGGCTTCTATCGTTCATAAGGAAACCGTTAAGGCAGACGAAAGGCCAAGAGTGGCAGGAGTTTATCTTAACAGGATTAAGAAAGGCATGAAGCTGGAGGCCGATCCAACGGTTATTTATGCTGTTAAAAAGCAATCGGGCGATTTTGATCAGGTAATTAAAAGGGTATATTTTAAGCACCTTGAAGTAGATTCTCCTTATAATACTTACATGTATACAGGAATACCTCCTGGGCCGATAGCTATGCCCGATATTTCTGCTATAGATGCGGTATTAAATCCGGAACAGCACAATTACATTTACTTTTGTGCCAGTGTAACAAACTTTGGTTATCATGAGTTTGCAGTTACTGCTGCACAGCACGCCGTAAACAGGCAAAAGTATGTTGCATGGGTAAACAAAATGGGAATAAAATAA
- a CDS encoding GNAT family N-acetyltransferase: MVTLQGNTIFLRALEPEDLEFIYSIENNEEIWEVSNTQTPYSRFLIRQYLENAHQDIYEAKQLRLAICEKDGFTALGLIDLFDLDPVNQRAGIGIIIRNEEHRNKGVGKEALGLLIDYAFHRLQLHQLYANIDTGNVASITLFTNFGFEQIGVKKDWNRVDNQYKDEALYQLIHKQK, translated from the coding sequence ATGGTAACACTACAGGGAAATACTATATTTTTAAGAGCCCTTGAACCGGAGGACCTTGAGTTTATATATAGTATTGAAAACAATGAGGAGATTTGGGAGGTAAGCAATACCCAGACACCTTACAGTCGTTTTCTTATCCGTCAGTATCTTGAAAATGCACATCAGGATATTTATGAGGCAAAACAACTAAGGCTTGCTATTTGTGAAAAAGATGGTTTTACAGCCTTAGGATTAATTGATCTTTTTGACCTTGACCCTGTAAATCAAAGAGCGGGGATAGGCATAATAATCCGTAATGAGGAACATCGAAACAAAGGTGTTGGGAAGGAAGCTTTAGGACTTTTAATTGACTATGCATTCCATAGATTGCAGCTTCATCAGCTTTATGCAAATATTGATACGGGCAACGTAGCAAGTATCACACTTTTTACTAATTTTGGCTTCGAGCAAATAGGGGTTAAAAAAGACTGGAACAGAGTTGATAACCAGTATAAAGATGAAGCCCTGTATCAGTTAATACACAAACAAAAATAA
- the dapF gene encoding diaminopimelate epimerase yields MQYTFYKYQGTGNDFVMIDNRKNIFPKNDTKLVAQLCDRKFGIGADGLILLENDNNADFRMVYYNSDGNESSMCGNGGRCLVAFAKMLGVIDDETTFIATDGPHYATVNDEGIVSLQMKDVNSVSVYEHYVFLDTGSPHHVEIVEELDKFNVKSIGASIRYSDLYGEKGSNINFVSPEEDDTFAVRTYERGVEDETLSCGTGVTAVAIAMKVLGKTDADEVKLNTQGGELKVSFKQNDKRFTDVFLTGPATFVFKGEVEW; encoded by the coding sequence ATGCAATACACCTTTTACAAATACCAGGGTACGGGAAACGATTTTGTAATGATCGATAACCGCAAGAATATATTTCCCAAAAATGATACCAAACTCGTTGCGCAGCTATGTGACAGAAAATTTGGCATTGGTGCTGATGGGTTAATACTTTTAGAGAACGATAATAATGCCGATTTTCGTATGGTGTATTATAATTCTGACGGGAATGAAAGTTCAATGTGCGGTAACGGAGGCAGATGTTTAGTGGCTTTTGCTAAAATGCTTGGTGTAATTGACGATGAAACGACCTTTATAGCGACCGATGGTCCGCATTATGCTACGGTGAATGATGAAGGTATAGTTTCATTACAAATGAAAGATGTAAACAGCGTATCGGTATATGAGCATTATGTTTTTCTTGATACAGGTTCTCCTCACCATGTTGAGATAGTGGAAGAACTTGATAAATTTAATGTAAAAAGTATAGGTGCTTCTATACGTTACAGTGACCTGTATGGAGAAAAAGGTTCCAATATCAATTTTGTGAGCCCTGAAGAGGATGATACTTTTGCTGTACGTACTTATGAGCGTGGTGTAGAAGATGAAACTCTTTCCTGTGGCACGGGAGTTACTGCTGTAGCCATAGCCATGAAGGTTTTAGGTAAAACCGATGCAGATGAAGTGAAGCTAAATACTCAGGGAGGTGAACTTAAGGTTTCGTTTAAGCAAAACGATAAACGATTTACAGATGTATTCTTAACCGGTCCGGCAACGTTTGTGTTTAAAGGCGAGGTAGAATGGTAA
- a CDS encoding trypsin-like peptidase domain-containing protein, giving the protein MKRISGLFLVALLSGATTLGAYKLVFDDNANASSLSVAPSQAVYAKNVSYLPETGDFTAAADKAVHAVVHVTNVSYRSVPNNFFFGYGQSEPQPQVGTGSGVIITEDGYIVTNNHVVQNASELEVTLNNNKSYKAKLVGTDSNMDIALLKIETDEKLPYATFGNSDDIKVGEWVLAVGNPYNLNSTVTAGIVSAKARNLSNDGIQSFIQTDAAVNPGNSGGALVNTRGELIGINTMITSMTGSYVGYSFAVPSNITRKIIEDIMEYGNVQRGVLGVKGGELNSYASKELGVSETQGFYINDIVKGSGAEKAGLKKGDIIVDIDGRTINSFADLNNAIATKRPNDVVKVGVHRDGELVNLPVKLSKNEINTFKYNGLELQDVTSSDKKKFNINFGVKVTEINDESLMPYYDELKDGIILSIGNVKAKDVDTVSKLLSNRKPNQRLRVEMVTQNGEIVRFLI; this is encoded by the coding sequence ATGAAAAGAATTTCAGGTTTATTCCTTGTGGCTCTTTTAAGTGGTGCCACTACCTTAGGAGCTTATAAACTGGTTTTTGATGACAATGCAAACGCATCGTCATTATCTGTAGCTCCTTCACAAGCTGTTTACGCTAAAAATGTAAGCTACCTTCCCGAAACGGGAGATTTTACAGCCGCTGCCGATAAGGCTGTACATGCGGTTGTTCACGTAACTAATGTTTCATACAGATCTGTCCCTAATAACTTTTTCTTTGGCTATGGCCAGAGCGAACCGCAACCTCAGGTAGGGACGGGATCGGGTGTAATTATTACCGAAGACGGATATATAGTAACCAATAATCACGTTGTACAAAACGCCAGCGAGCTGGAAGTCACCTTAAACAATAACAAGTCATACAAAGCCAAGTTAGTAGGTACCGACTCTAACATGGATATCGCCTTACTTAAGATAGAAACAGACGAGAAACTGCCGTATGCTACATTTGGTAATTCAGATGATATTAAAGTAGGCGAATGGGTACTTGCAGTAGGTAACCCTTATAACCTAAACTCTACCGTTACTGCAGGTATTGTATCGGCTAAGGCACGTAACCTGAGTAACGATGGCATCCAGTCATTTATTCAGACAGATGCAGCTGTAAACCCGGGTAATAGTGGCGGAGCATTGGTAAACACGAGAGGTGAACTAATTGGTATTAACACCATGATTACTTCTATGACCGGTTCTTATGTAGGATATTCGTTTGCCGTACCTTCTAACATTACAAGAAAAATTATTGAAGACATTATGGAGTATGGTAACGTGCAACGTGGTGTACTTGGTGTAAAAGGTGGCGAACTAAACAGCTATGCCTCAAAAGAATTAGGCGTAAGCGAAACACAGGGCTTTTATATTAACGATATTGTAAAAGGATCGGGAGCCGAAAAAGCAGGCCTTAAAAAAGGAGATATTATTGTTGATATCGATGGCAGGACCATTAATAGCTTCGCGGACTTAAATAACGCAATTGCAACCAAAAGACCTAATGATGTGGTTAAAGTAGGTGTACATCGTGACGGAGAACTGGTTAATTTACCGGTTAAATTATCTAAAAACGAGATAAACACATTTAAATATAATGGTCTCGAACTACAAGACGTAACCAGTAGCGACAAAAAGAAATTCAATATCAATTTTGGTGTTAAGGTTACCGAAATTAATGATGAAAGCCTGATGCCATATTATGACGAATTAAAAGATGGTATTATACTTAGCATAGGTAATGTTAAGGCTAAAGATGTGGATACAGTTTCAAAACTACTTAGCAACAGAAAGCCAAATCAAAGGCTTCGTGTTGAAATGGTTACCCAAAACGGGGAAATTGTACGATTCCTAATTTAA
- a CDS encoding M43 family zinc metalloprotease: MKHTITLLSFLTAMFCFTQATAQHSKKEKQTAYFGKALPVDRNGYTPCVNTEYDSYLDAKYPERQTIQEFENWMAAKIEERKNRFQLKTTNEVITIPVVIHIIHNGDPVGVDENITDEQAISQIQVLNEDFRKLAGTPGFNDHPDGADLEIEFCLAQRDPGGSPTTGIEHINLGQASWNSFEAIDGTLKAETQWDPERYLNIWVCKMGGEMEGVGGYAYFPQTSGLPGLAGSEGTAEIDGVVLAYYGIGSEDIYPEGTYSFGRDKGRSASHEFGHFFGLRHIWGDDNSCSATDYCDDTPPVVGLHFACSEADTCTEDNKVDMIENHMDYTLDECKNIFTNDQKERVMTVLENSPRRMSLANSNGCVAPENVEYDGSLFIEDIDTGCSQNFNTQLRLTNIGSETITQAVINYRIDNGDTQTYNWSGNLETNAFETITINELSASAGDHIFYADIISVNSITDNYGFNDAKQRSFAYAEGFVYDTETITLNLQNDAWGSEVTWVFKNSSGEILYSGGPYEDEEETMPPLITEVFEVESNECYTFTIKDEFGDGICCFSGNGYYSLITDDNTTLVTNGDYGFGDKVSFNKPVEMGINDYTLQGLSVYPNPVNDALYISSKLTGNASYTIYNNLGQIVANGNTSLNNNTGINTSGLSQGIYIIKINSDVKDKSFKFIKQ; the protein is encoded by the coding sequence ATGAAACATACAATTACTTTGTTATCCTTTCTAACGGCAATGTTTTGCTTTACACAAGCTACGGCACAGCATTCTAAAAAAGAAAAACAAACTGCCTATTTCGGGAAAGCCCTTCCTGTAGACAGGAATGGCTATACTCCTTGTGTTAATACAGAATATGACAGCTATCTGGATGCAAAATATCCGGAAAGGCAAACCATACAGGAATTTGAAAACTGGATGGCTGCTAAAATCGAAGAAAGAAAAAACAGGTTTCAGTTAAAAACCACTAACGAAGTAATTACCATACCTGTAGTGATACACATTATTCATAATGGCGACCCGGTTGGTGTTGATGAAAACATTACCGATGAGCAGGCCATTTCTCAGATACAGGTATTAAATGAAGACTTTAGAAAACTGGCAGGCACTCCCGGCTTTAATGACCATCCTGACGGAGCAGACCTTGAGATAGAATTTTGCCTTGCACAAAGAGATCCCGGAGGTAGCCCTACAACAGGTATAGAGCATATTAATTTAGGCCAGGCCAGTTGGAACTCTTTTGAAGCAATTGACGGAACACTTAAAGCGGAAACCCAATGGGATCCTGAAAGATACCTTAACATTTGGGTATGCAAAATGGGCGGAGAAATGGAAGGCGTAGGCGGTTATGCCTATTTTCCTCAGACATCGGGTTTACCTGGTTTGGCAGGATCGGAAGGAACTGCAGAAATTGACGGTGTGGTACTTGCTTACTATGGTATAGGATCGGAAGATATCTATCCTGAAGGAACCTATTCATTTGGTCGCGACAAAGGCCGAAGTGCCTCACATGAATTTGGTCATTTCTTTGGACTTCGTCATATTTGGGGTGATGACAACAGCTGTTCTGCAACTGACTATTGTGATGACACTCCTCCGGTTGTTGGTCTTCACTTTGCCTGCAGTGAAGCAGATACCTGTACTGAAGACAATAAAGTTGATATGATAGAAAATCATATGGACTATACCCTGGACGAATGTAAAAACATTTTTACTAACGACCAGAAAGAAAGAGTAATGACTGTACTTGAAAACTCACCAAGAAGGATGTCTCTTGCTAACTCAAACGGATGTGTTGCTCCTGAAAATGTAGAATATGACGGCTCATTATTTATTGAAGATATCGACACCGGTTGTTCTCAAAATTTCAATACTCAATTAAGACTTACTAACATTGGTAGCGAGACCATAACTCAGGCTGTAATTAACTACAGGATTGATAATGGTGACACACAAACATATAACTGGAGCGGAAACCTTGAAACCAATGCTTTTGAAACAATTACTATAAATGAACTGTCGGCTTCTGCCGGTGACCACATTTTTTATGCTGATATAATAAGTGTAAACAGTATTACAGATAACTACGGATTTAATGACGCTAAACAAAGAAGTTTTGCTTATGCCGAAGGTTTTGTTTATGATACTGAAACTATAACGCTTAACCTGCAAAATGATGCATGGGGAAGCGAAGTTACCTGGGTCTTTAAAAACAGTTCCGGTGAGATTTTATACTCGGGTGGGCCTTATGAAGATGAAGAAGAGACAATGCCTCCATTAATTACAGAAGTTTTTGAAGTTGAAAGCAATGAATGTTACACTTTCACTATAAAAGATGAATTTGGTGACGGCATCTGTTGCTTCTCGGGTAATGGTTATTACAGTCTTATTACAGATGACAATACAACTCTTGTTACCAACGGCGATTATGGCTTTGGCGATAAAGTAAGCTTTAACAAGCCTGTTGAAATGGGTATTAATGATTACACTCTACAGGGACTATCTGTCTATCCTAATCCCGTTAATGATGCTTTATACATAAGTTCGAAGCTTACGGGTAATGCATCTTATACCATTTATAATAATCTTGGACAGATTGTAGCTAACGGAAATACTAGCCTAAACAACAATACAGGTATAAATACATCTGGATTAAGCCAAGGCATTTATATCATAAAGATAAACAGTGATGTAAAAGACAAGTCCTTTAAGTTTATTAAACAGTAA
- a CDS encoding glyceraldehyde-3-phosphate dehydrogenase, which yields MNNNVLYEKELSFQADRRRAGVEFIKIVSDLWYDKSIELVLFRNQLIDRNVSDIINLHEYAGEFVQKPINVFDSVEIARAIQSLDLPPSRIDIGKLTYEYHLEDDKYNDATAFVVDKLKDARQSKNIQPKDVVLYGFGRIGRLLAREMMSKIGKGNQLRLRAIVTRDKNDAVLLEKRASLLRCDSIHGDFQGSVTADAENNALIINGTTVHMITANAPEDIDYTEYGIENALLIDNTGAFTTEEALRRHLSSNGVEKVLLTAPGKGVPNIVYGVNHNEYNPEEVDIYSAASCTTNAITPILKAVEDTLGVVKGHLETIHAYTNDQNLVDNMHKKYRRGRAAALNMVITETGAGSAVAKALPSLAGKLTSNAIRVPVPNGSLVVLNLEVNKETSVEEINNIMKHYALEGELVEQIKYSLNNELVSSDIVGTSAPSIYDSNATIVSADGKNIVLYVWYDNEYGYSHQVIRLAKYIAKVRRYTYY from the coding sequence ATGAACAATAATGTTTTATATGAAAAGGAACTATCCTTCCAGGCAGACAGACGCAGGGCAGGTGTAGAATTCATTAAAATCGTTAGCGACCTGTGGTACGACAAGTCAATTGAGCTGGTTTTATTCAGAAATCAACTAATCGACAGAAACGTTAGCGACATCATTAACCTGCATGAATATGCCGGTGAGTTTGTACAGAAACCTATAAATGTTTTTGATTCAGTAGAGATAGCACGTGCAATCCAGTCATTGGATTTACCACCATCGCGTATTGACATAGGTAAGCTTACTTATGAGTACCACCTTGAAGATGATAAATACAACGATGCTACAGCTTTTGTTGTAGACAAGTTAAAAGACGCCAGGCAAAGTAAAAACATACAACCTAAAGATGTTGTTCTTTATGGTTTTGGACGTATCGGACGTTTACTTGCCCGCGAAATGATGTCTAAAATAGGTAAAGGTAACCAGCTACGTTTAAGAGCTATTGTTACCCGCGATAAAAATGACGCTGTTCTTTTAGAGAAAAGAGCATCTCTTTTAAGATGCGACTCTATCCACGGAGATTTCCAGGGATCTGTTACAGCTGATGCAGAAAACAACGCACTTATCATTAACGGAACTACAGTTCACATGATAACTGCAAACGCTCCTGAAGATATTGATTATACTGAATATGGTATTGAAAACGCCCTTTTAATAGACAATACAGGTGCATTTACTACAGAGGAAGCTTTAAGACGTCACTTATCATCTAACGGTGTTGAGAAAGTTTTATTAACTGCTCCGGGTAAAGGTGTTCCAAACATTGTTTACGGTGTAAACCATAACGAATATAATCCTGAAGAAGTAGATATTTATTCTGCGGCTTCTTGTACAACTAACGCCATTACCCCTATCCTTAAAGCTGTAGAAGACACTTTAGGAGTAGTAAAAGGTCACTTAGAAACTATTCACGCTTACACTAACGACCAAAATCTTGTTGACAACATGCACAAGAAATACCGTCGTGGTAGAGCTGCTGCCCTTAACATGGTTATTACAGAAACCGGCGCAGGTAGTGCGGTTGCAAAAGCACTTCCTTCGTTAGCAGGAAAACTTACTTCAAATGCTATTCGTGTACCGGTTCCAAACGGATCACTAGTAGTGCTTAACCTTGAAGTTAATAAAGAAACTTCTGTTGAGGAAATAAACAACATAATGAAACATTACGCTCTTGAAGGTGAACTTGTAGAGCAAATTAAATATTCTTTAAACAATGAACTTGTATCGTCTGACATTGTTGGAACATCAGCTCCTTCAATTTACGACAGCAACGCAACAATCGTTTCTGCAGACGGTAAGAACATTGTATTATATGTATGGTATGATAACGAATACGGTTACAGCCACCAGGTAATACGCCTGGCTAAATACATTGCCAAAGTAAGGAGGTACACTTATTATTAA